The sequence below is a genomic window from Brooklawnia cerclae.
GACGAACCCCACGTCCCGGCCATGGAGGCGAACCTCGACCGAGCCCGGAACCATCTCTGTCGTGATCGCATCGGCTGCTGCAGTCAGCACGTCGAGCATGGTCAGGCGCATGGCGGGGTCGAGGGACGCCACCAGCCTCTCGGCTGCGGCGACCGCCTCCTGCCCACCCAGATGGGCCGCCGAGACCAGTTCGCCACGAAGCTGATCGACATACGGGCTGAGATCCATGACTCCATGGTGGCGCCATATTGGCGCCATGTCAACACCTTAGCGGCACCATCCTGTCAACTCCGTTCGAGCCACTCCCCTGCCGCTCTCGTCTCGGTGAGCGTCACGAGATCGGCGAGATATCCGGACGACCGCTCCGGGTCGCCCGCCACCAGTTCCTCGGCCAACTCACGCGCGTCCGCGATGAGCTGAGCATCGTCGAGCACCCGCAACAGGCGCAGGGTCGATTTGCCGCCCGCCTGCTGAGCGCCGAGCACATCACCCTCGCGCCGCTGGGCCAGATCGAGATCGGCCAGTTCGAATCCGTCGCGGGTGGAGGCCACCGCGGCCAGTCGCTCGGCCGCCACCGACCCGGCGTCCACCGCCGTGGCCAGCAGGCACACTCCGGGATACGCACCCCGCCCGATGCGCCCGCGGAGCTGATGCAGCTGGCTGATGCCGAACCGGTCGGCGTCCATGACGATCATCATCGAGGCATTGGGGACGTCGACACCGACCTCGATCACGGTCGTGGCGACCAGCACGTCCAGCTCTCGCGCCGCGAACCCCGCCATGACCTCGTCCTTCTCGCTCGCCGGCAACCGCCCGTGAAGCACCCCGAGCCGCAACCCCGCGAGCGGACCCTCTCGGAGCCGTTCAGCGAGCTCCGTCACCGAGGCGCTCGGCGATGCCCCATCGCCGGCCCCCTCGTCGGGCTCGGATCCGCTGATCCGCGGGCACACGACGAACACCTGCCTGCCGGCCGAAACCTCTTCCCGAGCACGCTCCCAAGCCCGGTCGAGCCAAGCGGGGTGGGCCCGCACGTCGACGACGGTCGTCTGCACGGGCTGCCGGCCCGCGGGGATCTCGCGCAGGGTCGATACCTCGAGGTCGCCGAACACCGTCATCGCGATCGATCGGGGGATGGGCGTGGCCGTCAGGACGAGCAGATGCGGCACCTGATCGGCGCGCTCCTGCAGCACGGCGCGCTGCTCGACGCCGAACCGGTGCTGCTCGTCGACGACGACGAGCCCGAGAGCGGCAAAACCCACCTGCTCCGAGAACAGCGCATGCGTCCCGATGACGATGCCCGCCTGCCCGTCCGCGATCTTCGCCAACGCCTCACGTCGTCTCGCGGCCGGGGTCGAACCGGTGAGCAGCACCACCTCGGTGGCATCGTCCGGCGCGCCGAGGACGCGTCCGGCGCCGAGATCGCCGAGCATCCGGCGGATCGAATCGGCGTGCTGCGACGCCAGCACCTCGGTCGGTGCGAGCAGCACCGCCTGTCTGCCCGAGTCGACCTCCGCGAGCATGGCGCGCAGCGCGACGACCGTCTTGCCGGAGCCCACCTCGCCCTGAAGGAGACGTTGCATGGGCCGCTCGCGTCCTATGTCGGACAAGATCTGTTCGGACACCTGCCGCTGACCCTCGGTCAGGTCGAAGGGCAGGGCGGCGTCGAACCTCGCCAGCAGGCCGTCCGCGTGCACGGTCACCGGCAGCGCGCGGGAGTGCGACGCGTCCAGCCGCCGGTAGGCCATGGTGACCTGCAGGGCAAGCGCCTCGTCC
It includes:
- a CDS encoding ATP-dependent DNA helicase RecG, which encodes MAGSRRTGDQGTTSTRSARTVRSPEEGTGPVASLWRTDAYRRLAEPLSGILGDKTAKALAGLGLRTVSDLMQHVPRRYLSGTETTDLGSIGPGEDVALVARVAQMETIARPGQRPRLQVVLTDGRGHLNVTFFGEPRHVKFWQLQLSKGVKGIFVGKVGEFRGELQMTHPNFVMLSETGRIVGWADEKRVAMVSHVTRGGLVGIYPATSKLPTWQIGECVDIVLDGLRGTPDPMPAPARARLDVMGLMDALEQVHHPGSLREVGAAERRLKADEALALQVTMAYRRLDASHSRALPVTVHADGLLARFDAALPFDLTEGQRQVSEQILSDIGRERPMQRLLQGEVGSGKTVVALRAMLAEVDSGRQAVLLAPTEVLASQHADSIRRMLGDLGAGRVLGAPDDATEVVLLTGSTPAARRREALAKIADGQAGIVIGTHALFSEQVGFAALGLVVVDEQHRFGVEQRAVLQERADQVPHLLVLTATPIPRSIAMTVFGDLEVSTLREIPAGRQPVQTTVVDVRAHPAWLDRAWERAREEVSAGRQVFVVCPRISGSEPDEGAGDGASPSASVTELAERLREGPLAGLRLGVLHGRLPASEKDEVMAGFAARELDVLVATTVIEVGVDVPNASMMIVMDADRFGISQLHQLRGRIGRGAYPGVCLLATAVDAGSVAAERLAAVASTRDGFELADLDLAQRREGDVLGAQQAGGKSTLRLLRVLDDAQLIADARELAEELVAGDPERSSGYLADLVTLTETRAAGEWLERS